One segment of Marvinbryantia formatexigens DSM 14469 DNA contains the following:
- a CDS encoding DUF6110 family protein has protein sequence MDNKLKNLGLFAGGVLFGTAGIKLLSGRDAKKCYTNCTAAVLRMKESVMKTAATVQENAEDILAEAKQINEQRAAEEEAAEVSGEESPEESQEEGA, from the coding sequence ATGGACAACAAATTAAAAAATCTTGGATTATTTGCAGGCGGCGTTTTGTTTGGAACAGCAGGTATCAAGCTGCTCTCCGGGCGTGACGCGAAAAAATGTTACACAAACTGCACGGCGGCGGTACTGCGCATGAAGGAAAGCGTTATGAAGACTGCGGCGACTGTACAGGAAAATGCGGAGGATATTCTTGCGGAGGCAAAGCAGATCAATGAGCAGCGCGCTGCTGAGGAGGAAGCCGCAGAGGTAAGCGGAGAAGAGAGTCCGGAAGAGAGCCAGGAAGAAGGGGCATAA